From Cucumis melo cultivar AY chromosome 1, USDA_Cmelo_AY_1.0, whole genome shotgun sequence, a single genomic window includes:
- the LOC103495584 gene encoding protein translation factor SUI1 homolog isoform X2, translating to MSEFNVQIPSAFDPFADANAEDSGAGAKEYVHVRIQQRNGRKSLTTVQGLKKEFSYNKILKDLKKEFCCNGTVVQDPELGQVIQLQGDQRKNVSTFLVQAGIVKKENIKIHGF from the exons ATGTCTGAATTCAACGTGCAGATTCCATCTGCTTTTG ACCCATTTGCTGATGCAAATGCTGAGGACTCGGGAGCCGGAGCAAAAGAGTATGTTCATGTCCGCATACAGCAACGCAACGGGAGAAAAAGTCTGACAACTGTTCAAGGATTGAAGAAGGAATTTAGTTATAACAAGATTCTTAAGGACCTGAAGAAGGAATTTTGCTGTAATGGCACAGTTGTGCAAGATCCTGAGCTAGGCCAG GTTATACAACTTCAGGGAGACCAAAGAAAGAATGTGTCTACATTCCTTGTGCAG GCTGGTATTGTGAAGAAGGAAAACATCAAGATTCACGGTTTCTAA
- the LOC103495585 gene encoding vascular-related unknown protein 1-like has protein sequence MEINNNNNNNATPQAPDSPPENSSAAGAEEQEESGWTDYLEDYFNSELVERESSFLCSSIGSCSNWDDLNNISYPNYDINYNINVGNVNYDDFPKSNNLTFKKTRTQKIFEDDDSLQDTATSPIHSPKVVDLKVRTSQENPRFDDHITIFANSTGSGRQMGKYYSNKEKSVYSAEKKGLCLLPFSMLLNYHN, from the exons ATGGAgatcaacaacaacaacaacaacaacgcCACCCCTCAAGCTCCTGATTCCCCGCCGGAAAATTCCTCCGCCGCCGGAGCCGAAGAGCAAGAAGAGAGTGGTTGGACTGATTACTTGGAGGATTATTTCAATTCTGAATTAGTTGAAAGAGAGAGCAGTTTTTTGTGTTCAAGTATTGGGAGCTGTTCGAATTGGGATGATCTTAATAATATTTCATACCCCAattatgatattaattataatatCAATGTTGGGAATGTAAATTATGACGATTTCCCAAAATCAAATAACCTAACTTTCAAGAAAACAAGAACTCAGAAAATTTTTGAGGATGATGATTCCTTACAAGATACTGCTACTTCTCCTATTCACAGTCCAAAA GTTGTTGATCTGAAAGTGAGAACATCCCAAGAAAATCCAAGGTTTGATGATCACATCACAATCTTCGCTAATTCTACG GGAAGTGGAAGGCAAATGGGGAAATATTACTCAAACAAAGAAAAGAGTGTTTATTCAGCTGAGAAAAAAGGGTTGTGTTTGTTGCCCTTCTCCATGCTTCTTAATTACCATAATTGA
- the LOC103495584 gene encoding protein translation factor SUI1 homolog 2 isoform X1: protein MSEFNVQIPSAFDPFADANAEDSGAGAKEYVHVRIQQRNGRKSLTTVQGLKKEFSYNKILKDLKKEFCCNGTVVQDPELGQVIQLQGDQRKNVSTFLVQVMVDYRLVFCKTEYLFGHRF from the exons ATGTCTGAATTCAACGTGCAGATTCCATCTGCTTTTG ACCCATTTGCTGATGCAAATGCTGAGGACTCGGGAGCCGGAGCAAAAGAGTATGTTCATGTCCGCATACAGCAACGCAACGGGAGAAAAAGTCTGACAACTGTTCAAGGATTGAAGAAGGAATTTAGTTATAACAAGATTCTTAAGGACCTGAAGAAGGAATTTTGCTGTAATGGCACAGTTGTGCAAGATCCTGAGCTAGGCCAG GTTATACAACTTCAGGGAGACCAAAGAAAGAATGTGTCTACATTCCTTGTGCAGGTAATGGTTGACTATAGATTGGTATTTTGCAAAACTGAATATTTGTTCGGTCATCGGTTTTGA